A single genomic interval of Juglans regia cultivar Chandler chromosome 1, Walnut 2.0, whole genome shotgun sequence harbors:
- the LOC118344186 gene encoding uncharacterized protein LOC118344186: MSDAVDQALSKLLEEYPLSSCSSNGGVCTSCGLEILINEGISAPVREGAPIILPGDHDDTNDQDDVVQERRDSDLISPLENVVKITTAGDHENRKISNVSNVADQESGLIGAIVAKVLGGVRYIGQVTGYEAEFGRFKIIYENNYQESVEKEELLQMFASHDLVRTYYNRVATGGRPRKTRRRKKAAKAGQDKTDYIPAKRVPRAKKESTYIPLAFRETRKDAYYWY; encoded by the exons ATGAGTGACGCAGTAGATCAAGCTCTAAGCAAGCTGCTAG AAGAATATCCACTGTCTAGTTGTTCATCAAACGGAGGTGTCTGCACCTCCTGCGGCCTCGAAATTCTTATTAACGAAGGTATATCAGCGCCTGTTCGCGAGGGAGCTCCTATAATATTGCCCGGAGATCATGACGACACAAATGATCAAGATGATGTTGTCCAGGAGCGCAGAGACAGTGACTTGATTAGCCCCTTGGAAAATGTGGTCAAAATCACTACTGCTGGTGATCATGAG aatCGCAAGATCAGCAACGTCTCGAATGTTGCTGATCAAGAATCAGGGTTGATTGGAGCAATTGTAGCTAAGGTGCTTGGTGGTGTGAGATACATTGGCCAGGTTACAGGTTATGAGGCTGAATTTGGACGGTTCAAG attatatatgaaaataattaccAGGAGAGTGTGGAGAAGGAAGAACTACTTCAGATGTTTGCCTCCCATGACCTAGTTCGCACCTACTATAACCGTGTAGCAACTGg CGGTAGACCAAGAAAAACTCGAAGGAGAAAGAAGGCTGCAAAGGCTGGGCAGGACAAAACCGACTATATTCCAGCCAAAAGAGTCCCAAGAGCCAAAAAGGAAAGCACGTACATTCCCCTGGCATTCCGGGAGACGAGGAAGGATGCCTACTATTGgtactag